In Solanum lycopersicum chromosome 3, SLM_r2.1, the genomic stretch CAGTAAGAATGGGAGAAAACTACACCTAAAAAGTACAGACAGCCAGACCAGtattttaaaacatagaaaGGGACAAAATCCTAACATGCCTCATTAAACTTTGTGCATGGAGAAGTACTATTACTATAACACCAGGTCGCTAAAGCCCCAAGACAACGGGGAAAAATAATGCAAAAGATATGAATTCCTCCTTTCAGTTCAATCAAAATAACCAATTAAAAGTTTTTGTCCTAGAATGCAAAAAACACTTCGCTCCAACCTTCAGTCATAAAAACTCGTGCGATTCATGACTTCTTACAATAAAGTAAAAGGTGGACATATAACCAATTAATGATTGAATATCAAACTTCATTGTCCTTGTAATGCATTAAGGCTAAAGTTAGTTTATCACAATAATTGCGCCTCAATCCCAATTACAAAGCTAAAGTTAATTCCTTTGAAGTTTCACATTCAATTTGAAATTAGTAAGGACATCTAACTCTTTTGTAGTCTATGCATGATCGACCAATCGTGTGTAAGATAacaattttaagttaaataagTCAACATAAGCTGAGAAGCTTACCTGTTTTGCAAGGTTACAAGCACGATCAGGTGAGTTAAGAATTTCATAATAGAACACCGAAAAGTTAAGGGCAAGTCCCAGCCTGATTGGGTGAGTAGGAGCCAGTTCAGCCAATGCAATATCCTATACCACAAGAGACAAAACAACTCAAATCATTGTTATATACATTAACCTGCTGATATAGTGAACTGGTAACCATGAATCACCTACCTGAGCAGACTTGTAGGCTAATAAAGTGTTCTCTGCAGCTTCTTTCCTCTCTGCCCCTGTCTTAAACTCAGCCAAGTACCTATGGTAATCACCTTTCATCTTCAAGTAAAACACTTTGGACTCGGCTGTTGAGGCTGATGGTACTAAATGGGATTCGAGAAGGCTCAAAATCCCATCACATATCTTGCTGAGCTCAGCCTCAATTTTGGCTCTATATTCTTTAATGCTGCTAACATGGTCTTCATTTCCACGGCTCTCCTCTTTCTGCTCAATTGAAGATATTATCCTCCACGAAGCCCTTCTTGCACCAATGACATTCTTGTAAGCCACAGAAAGAAGATTCCTTTCTTCCACAGTCAGCTCTTCAACATCTACCTTTGCAACCTTCTCCATAAACTCAACCATTTCCTCATACCTCTCAGCCTGTTCAGCCAGCTTGGCCATGTACACATTTTCTTCACGTGAATCGGCCATTTTTGTTGTCTATAAAGTTACCTGGTTCAACAAAATATCTAGGTAAGTAAAATTGACAGATACTAGAAAATATTGATTCCACGCATAGCTTGACTCATGTTTGGAACTAAGTAATGAACATCCTCCATACTTATTCCTTGAGTATTTTTGGGACACTTTGAAGGCATTTGGACATGATTTGGATGAGATTTGAGGAAAATTGGTTATAGAAGTTGAAAACAATACTTGGAAGTTGAAGTTGTGTTTGGACATGAAAACAAAGTAGAAGTTGTAAGTGAAAACTTGAGATAAAGGTTGTGTTACGTTATTGACGAGTCAAATTCACCCTTCATAGTCGACTTGAGAGAACTTAATTCCATCTAAGCagtatttaaataaaatctcattataactattcaaaaatcaaatagtTTTGTCTTAATTAATAGAGTTTCAGAAATTATAAACAATTCAAAGTTAATTTGAATATTAGATTGTAAATCTCATTCCTAAAGCATATGATAGCACGATATACAAATATTATACACGTTTCCCCTCTTACTATAAACATTGTCATTTTTCTTTGATGGATGGAGCAATACTAGAGCTAAAACGGAAACAAAGCAACAATATTAACAAAACTAGCTTAAAGAAAGCCAACTTAAAACAATCAAGTAGTCAAAAGTTAAGAGatcttaatttttgtttgaacTCATAACATATGAATTGCAGTGAACAATCACCAGACATCCAAACCGCTAACAAATGGATTCGACTTATATTCA encodes the following:
- the LOC101255667 gene encoding 14-3-3-like protein, giving the protein MADSREENVYMAKLAEQAERYEEMVEFMEKVAKVDVEELTVEERNLLSVAYKNVIGARRASWRIISSIEQKEESRGNEDHVSSIKEYRAKIEAELSKICDGILSLLESHLVPSASTAESKVFYLKMKGDYHRYLAEFKTGAERKEAAENTLLAYKSAQDIALAELAPTHPIRLGLALNFSVFYYEILNSPDRACNLAKQAFDDAIAELDTLGEESYKDSTLIMQLLRDNLTLWTSDTTDDAGDEIREASKQESGDGQQ